Genomic segment of Nocardiopsis mwathae:
ACCGCCTGCGCCAGCGGGTCCACGGTGATCGGGAACCGCTCTCCCAGCGGGATGCAGGCGTAGACGACGGCCAGCGCGACCAGTGACGGCAGCAGGGCGGCGGTGCGGCGGCGGTAGACGAACTGGCCGACGCCGATCGCCAGCGGAATGGTCACCAGCACCGACAGCACGGCCTCCGGGGTGCTGATGAACAGCCCGGAGATGACCACGGCGAACACCGCGTTCACCATCGTCACCAGGAAGAAGATGATCAGCAGGAAGAGGATGCGGGCCCGCTTGCCGATGACGTCGCGGGCCAGGGTGCCGATGCTGCGGCCCTTGTGCCGGACCGAGACCACGATCGACCCGAAGTCGTGCGCGCCCGATGCGAAGATCGTGCCGAGGACCACCCACAGCAGCGCCGGCCCCCACCCCCAGAACACCGCGATGGCCGGGCCGACGATGGGCGCCGCTCCGGCCACCGAGATGAAGTGGTGGGCGAAGACGATGTGCTTGTTCGTGGGCACGAAGTCGACGCCGTCGGCGTAGCGGTGCGCCGGCGTGACGAACGCGGGGTCCAGCGCGTAGACGTGTTCGGCGAGGTAGGCGGAGTAGTACCGGTAGCCCAGCGCGAAGACCGCCAGGACGGCCAGCAACACGACGACTGCGGGCATTCAGGCTCCTCACGAGGTCGGCCGCGGATCGGCACCGGGCCGGAAACGCGGCCGGGGCGGCCGCCCGTTGCCCGAAAGATGATCTCCTGCATCAGCTGGGTGATATGCATCGGTTAAGCTCCGCCTGAACCTAGCATGAGACTTTCCTCACCTAAAGGTCACATTGTGCGTGAGTTGATCACGGTTTGGCGGCGGTCCACGGCCGCCGAGCTGTGCTGGATCGCCCCGGACGGACCCACCGGGATCCCGGTCGTGCCGCTGCTCTGGGACGACCGCCCGTGCGTCGCGCTGCCGCTGGCCCACCTCGCCGCGGTCGACACCATGACCTCGGGCACGGCCGCGTTCGCCGTCACCGGGGAGCGGCCCGGCGGCGCACCCGCCATGGTGGCCGCGGGACGCGTCGACATCCGCTTCGATCTGGAGGGCGAGGGCTTCGTCGACCACCTGCTGGACCAGGAGGCCGTCAAGTACCCGCCGACCCGGCTTCGGTCGGACAGCATGATGGCGCGCCGCGAGAACTGGTGGTGGCTGGCGCGTGTCCTGATCACCCTTGCCGATGTGGAGAACGTCCGCGAGCTCCCCGGCCGCTCCCGCCCGGAGGACGCCCTCCTCGTCCGTCCCGACGAGCGCGGCACCCATGGCCGGGGCCCCCGCCCCGACCTGCCCCGCGTCGACGTCGTCACCGCCCGGGAGTGGCCGCAGGACCCCGGTGCGACGGCCGACCTGTGGGAGCGCGGTGGCTCCCCCCTGGAAGGCGCGGGCGAGCCCGCGTTCGCCTTCTCCCATGCCCACAGCCCCGATCGCGAACGCTGGGAGCGCTGGCACCGCACCGGAACCCTCATCGGCGAGGAACTGCGCGTCGCCGCCGGTGCCGGCGGCCCCACCGCCGGACTCCGCCCCTTCGGCGTCATCGAACGCTTCCGCAACCACCGGGACGTCGCCCGGCGATGCCGCCGCGGCATCGCCGCGGCGGAGTCGCGCTTGGTCGACAGCCCGTGACCCCCACCGCCTCCCCCCGTAGCATCGGGTCCATGGCGCTCACCATCCGCCCGGCCGTCGCCGCCGACCTGCCCGGCCTACTGGCGCTCTACCGTGAGCTGAACCCGGACGACCCGCCGCTGCCGCAGGACTCCGCCGACCGGATCTGGGCGGACATCGCCGTCCAGCGGGGCCGCACCGTCCTTGTCGCCGACCAGGAGGGGACACCGGTCGGCACGGCCGACTGTACGGTCCTGCCCAACCTCACCCGCGGCGGACGCTCGATCCTCCTCGTGGAGAACGTCGTCGTGGCCGCCGCCCACCGCCGACGCGGCATCGGCCGACGGCTCATGGGCTCCGTCGTTCGGCTCGCCGAGTCCAACGGCTGCTACAAGGTGCAGCTTCTGGCCGCCGACGAGGCGGAAGCACACCTCTTCTACCGGTCGTGCGGCTTCGGTTCGACCGCTCCGGGGTTCCGCCGCTATCTTGCGCGCCCGTGATCGGCGCCGCAGATCGGACCGGTGGTGCCCCCGACGCTCGGCGGCGGAATCGGGCGTCCCCGTCTCGAAGACACGGCCGCCCCGCGGCCGGCGGGCGGCGCGGGGCGGTGGGTCGGGGCCGCTCGGCGGGCGGGACGGGTCAGACCTTGCGCCACCTGGGGATCCAGGCGCCGTCCTCGACCTCGTAGTCGCCGAACAGCGCCGGGGCCTCCTGCTTGAGGACATCGCCGATCTTGCCGAACAGGAGGCGGATCTCCTCTTCGGCGCCGGGGGCGGTACGCGCCTCCAGGGTGTGGCGCAGCGTGCGGACGTTGGCGGTCCACACCAGCCCGGTGGCCACGCCCTCGGGTGCGAAGCGGCGCATGAAGGAGGTCTTGTGCTTCTTCTCCGCGAACTTCACGCCCTCGTCGTCCAGCCCGAAGTGCTCGGCCATCCAGTACTGGAACTCCTCCATCTGGGCGAGCATGTCGGTGGCGCGCTTCATCAGCTCCGGGTCGTCCTGTGCCCAGTCGGGGAACCAGAAGGGGAGGTCGGTGAGGCGCACGAAGCGCAGCGACTCCTGGGAGATGGCCACGCCGGGGCGGTGCCGGATGAGCTCGTGGGTCAGCACGCGACTCACGTTGTGCAGCACGAAGCTGAAGCTGACGTGCTCCAGCACCGAGCCGTGCAGGCTGGCCAGGATGTTGCCCAGGTACTTGTCCTGGTCGGTGCGGACCCGCGTGACGTTGGGGTTGAGACCCGGCTCCCAGGAGCGGTAGCACAGGCGTCCGGCGAACTCCGCGAGGTTCTGGGGGTCGTTGAGCGCGGAGTCCATGTCCCCGCGGTCCAGCCGCTCCAGCCAGCTCTGCCCGCCGACGTCGGCCAGGTAGCGGGCGACCTCGTCGTAGTCCAGCTGCGGACGCGCGACCAGGTGGACTTCAGGCTCGACCCTCTTCACAGGATTCTCTTCCTCATTCGTCTCGGCTCCGTCCCCGTGCACACGGACAGGACCGCGATCGTCGGCGGGACTCGGCTTTCGAGAGTCCCGTCTCATCAGATCACGGCCGGTCAGCACGGGTAAAGGGGGTGCTCGGCCGACGGCGGCCACAGCTTCCCCGACCTTACACGGCACCGGCGACCGTCGCGTCGGGGCACCACCGCGGCCGGGACCCACCGGCTCGGCTCTGCCGGGCGTCCGCCCGGCCGCGGGCCCTTACTCGTCCCGCACGTAGGGCAGGACGGCGTCCGGCCCGGCATACGCGCCGCCCTGCGGCCCACCGTGCCAGAAGGGGTCGTCGTCGGGGAAGCCCGCGGCGAACCGCGCGGCGTCGTCCACCGGCCGGTAGCCGAGCTCGCTCTCCCCACCGGCGAGGTCCCAGAAGCGCCGGGCGTTGGCCGAGACCGCGTAGGCGGCGACGAAGCTCACGTTGGGCGCGGTGAGCGCGGCCCGCACGAATCCGGCGCAGTCGCGCGGGCTGAGCCAGGTGGCCAGGTGCCGGGTCTCGGTCGGCTCCTCCTCGAACGAGCCGAGGCGCAGCGCCACGACCTCCAGACCGAAGGTGTCGGCGTACATCTGCCCGAGCGCCTCGGACGCGACCTTGCTCACGCCGTACAGCCCGTCGGGCCGGGGCGGCTCGTCGGGGAAGACGTGGTGGTGGATCGGGTAGTTGCCGGTGACCCTGTTGCTGGACGCGAGCACGACGCGCCGCACACCGGCGCGCCGTGCCGCCTCCAGGACGTTGAAGGTCCCCTGGACGTTGGTGTCGAGCAGGTCGGCGAAGGGGGCCTCGCCCGAAAGCCCGGCCAGGTGCACCACCGCCTCGGCGCCCTCGAAGGATCTGGCCAGGGCGCCGAGGTCGGCGATGTCCGCCTTGAGGGCCGTCTCGTTCGCGCCGTCCGCGGTGACGGATTCGCGGTCGACGAGAACGACGTGTTCGGCGTCCCGGTGGAGAGCGGCGCGCACGGTGGGGCCCACACGGCCCGCCACTCCGGTGATCACGACCCTGCCAAGTTTCGCTTCCATGCCCTGGTCCATGCGAGGAGCCTATGAGGCATCGGCGCTTTCTTCACGCGACGCGCAAGATGACACCCCGTTCACTACCCTGTGCGCACATTGCATCACTCAGCGCACCATTCGAAGGGCCCGCTCGACGATCTCCTCCCCCACCGCCGCGGTGAGGATCGACTCCGGATGGAACTGCACCGCCCACCGCCTGGCACTCCGGTTCTCGATGGCCATGACCACCGTCTCCGGGCCGCCCTCCACGACCGCGGTGACGTCGTAGCCCTTCACCTGGTCGGGCGTGGTGTAGGTGGAGTGGTAGCGCGCGGCGGTGAACTCTCCGTTCTCCCCCAGCCCCGCCAGCAGGTCACCGCCCGTGACGCGGACCCGCCCCGGCTTGCCGTGCACCGGTTCCTTCAGCGTGCGCAGCTCGCCTCCGGCGTGCTCCACCATCGCCTGCAACCCCAGGCAGACGCCGAGGACCGGGAGGCCGCGCCGGTCCAGCGCGTCGAGTAGCCGGTCGGTGTCGAAGTCCTCGGGCAGGCCGGGTCCGGGCGAGAGGACGACGAGGTCGGGCGCGAGCTCGTCGAGCAGCGCCGGGTCGAATCCGTGCCGCACGGTGGTGACCTCGGCGCCGTGGCGGCGCACGTAGTCGGCCAGAGTGTTGACGAAGGAGTCCTCGTGGTCCACGAGCAGCACCGTCATCCCGGCGCCGGCGGGTGCGGCGGCGCCCCGGCCGGCCGCGGCGGTGTCGCCCACCGCTGTGCCCGCGCCGTTGCGCGCGTCGTCCAGAGCCAGGGTCTCCAGCAGTGCCCGAGCCTTGAGGAAGGTCTCACGCTCCTCGGCGTCGGGGTCGGAGTCGTACAGCAGGGTGGCACCGACCCGGACGGTCGCCACCCCGTCGGTGATGTGCGCGGTCCGCAGGGTCAGTCCGGTGTTCATCGACCCGTCGAAGCCGATGACGCCCACGGCGCCGCCGTACCACCGGCGCGGCGTGGTCTCGTGCTGTTCGATGAAGCGCATCGCCCAGGTCTTGGGCGCCCCCGTGACGGTCACGGCCCACATGTGGGTGAGGAACGCGTCCAGTGCGTCGAACTCGGGGCGCAGCGTGCCCTCGATGTGGTCGACGGTGTGGATGAGCCTGCTGTACATCTCGATCTGCCGGCGGCCGATGACGCGGACGCTGCCGGGCTCGCACACGCGGGACTTGTCGTTGCGGTCGACGTCGGTGCACATGGTCAGCTCGGACTCCTCCTTGGCGGAGGAGAGGAGTTCGCGGATGTTCTCGGCGTCGCCGAGCGCATCGGCGCCGCGCTTGATGGTGCCGGAGATCGGGCACGTCTCCACCCGCTGCCCTTGGCCGGGTTCGCCGGTGACGCGGACGAACATCTCGGGTGAGGCGCCCACGAGGTACTCACCCTCGCCCAGGTTGAAGAAGAACTCGTAGGGGGCGGGGTTGCGTTCGCGCAGGTGCTCGTAGAAGCGGGCAGGGGACTCGCAGACACCGTAGGTGCGGTGCCCCGGCACGACCTCGAAGAGGTCGCCGCGGACGAACTTCTCCTTGGCCTTGGCCACGATCCGGGCGTAGGAACCGGGCTCGGGCTGCGGTGGGACCGCCGCAGTGACCACGGCGGGGGTCTCCTCGGTGACGCGGGGCAGGCCGTCGGTGCTGGCGCCCTGCGGCGCGTCGGCGGCGGGCACGGTGAAGTCGTAGGTGTAGCGGAAGCACGTCTCGCGCTTGCGGTCGCGCACGATGACGGTGTCGGGCAGGTGGAGCACGAGGTCCCGGTCCTCGGGGTCGCGCTCCAGGACCCGCTCGATCGGCTCGAACTGGAAGGCCAGATCGTAGCCGAACGCACCGTAGAGGCCGAGATGGGGGTCGTCGTCGGCCGAGAACACGGCGACGATGGACCGCAGGGCGGAGAAGACGCTGGGCCGGCGGCTGCGCTGCTCCTCGGTGAAGAACCCGGAGGGCTCGGGGATCTCGACCTCGGCCGTGCCCCGGTCGTCGTCCACGGCGGCGGGGGCGTGCTCGTTCAGGGCGCGCACGATCACGGGCAGCAACACGCGCCCCCGGGCGTTGAGCGCGGTGGCGGTGACGCGCCGCCCCCGGGCGGCCACCTCCAGGCAGGGGTCGACGTATCCGAGGTGCCAGCGGCTGTAACGGCCCGGGTACTCCATGCCGGAGGAGAGCACCCCGCCGCGGCGGTGCTCGACGGCCGCGACCAGTTCGGTCAGGGCTGCGGGGTCGCAGGACGTGGTGTGGCGGCGGACGGTGATGCCGCCCGCGGTCCGGTAGGAGGTGGAACTCGCGTCCAAGGCCGTCCCTTTCGCGCTGGGCTGGTGGTATGAGCCGCGCGGACCCCGGCCGAAACGAGAAGGACGACCGCCGGTCCGGGCGGTCGCTGGTCAGGTCTGATCGTGGGTATGCGAACCAGATGCGCCGCCTAGGGGCGGCGCCACCACTGATGACGGGTGAGTCCGCTACGCATGCCTGTGAGTGTAGCGCGTCACGCGCGGGTCGGTGCTGAGCGGGGGCGGGACGGCGTGGATGCGGAGTACGCGTCCAGGCGGAGAGCACGCGGAAGTGCTAGCCTGAACAGCTCGGCACAATAAAAAGTCCCAAAAATAGGAGTGTACCAAAGAGATGGGCATTCGTCAATCCGACGACGCAGACGCGCAGGCCGGAGCCCTGCACGACGAGCAGGCCTATGTCTCCCGCCTCTACCACCGGCTCGACGCGCTGCGCCGGCACACCCACAACGCCCTTCGTGCGGCCCACACCCAGGGCGGCGGCGGATACGCGGCCCTCACGGAACGCGAGGTCCGGTCCGACGAACACGCCCGCCGCCTCAGGGAGCTCTCCGAGGTCGAGGAAGGGCTGTGCTTCGGCCGCATCGACCACCGCGGCGACCGGGACGGCGACCCCGGCGACACCCTCTACATCGGCCGGATCGGGCTACGCGACGAGGAACACGCCACGATCCTGGTCGACTGGCGCGCGCCCGCCGCCCGCCCCTTCTACGCGGCCACCCCCGCCACCCCCGGCGACCTCGTCCGCCGGCGCCACCTGCACACCCGGGACCGCAGGGTGGTCGGCATCGACGACGAGGTGTTCGACCTCGACGGGCTCAGTGACGGCGACCGCCGCTCCCTCGTCGGCGAGGCCGCACTTCTCGCGGGGTTGCGCCGCGGCCGCACCGGCAGGATGAACGACATCGTCGCCACCATCCAGTCCGAGCAGGACCGCGTCATCCGCTCCGATCTGCAGGGGGTACTGGTGGTGCAGGGCGGCCCCGGCACCGGCAAGACCGTGGCCGCGCTGCACCGCGCCGCCTACCTCCTCTACACACACCGGGAGACGCTGCGGCGGCGCGGTGTGCTGGTCGTCGGCCCCAACCCCACCTTCCTGCGCTACATCGGCCGGGTCCTGCCGTCGCTCGGGGAGAGCGACGTGGTGCTGTCCACCGTCGGCGATCTCTACCCGGGGGTGCGCGCCGGAGCGGTGGACACCGCTGCCGCCGCCGTCGTCAAAGGCGCGGCGTCCATGGCCGACCTGGTGCGCGCGGCGGTCGCCGACCGCCAGCGGGTCCCCTCCGCGGCGGGACCCGCCGCATCGGTCCCCGGCCGGACCGGGCCGGACGATGTGGCCGAGCACGAGAGCGACCTGGAGATCGAGGTCGACGGCATGGCGCTGCGCGTCGGCCACGCCGACTGCCGGGCCCTGCGGGACCGAGCGCGATCGCTCGGACTGCCGCACAATGTGGCGCGCAAGTACTTCGTCACCCAGATGCTGCGGCAGCTGGCGCTCGACCAGGCCGATCTGCTGGACCCGAAGTGGGATCCGGTCGAGGACCCCGACGAGCCCGCCTACCACGACGAGGCCGAGCTGGACCACATGAGCACAGGGCTGTGGCAGCAGGACGCGGTGCGCCGAGGACTCGACGAGCTGTGGCCGCTCCTCACCCCGCAGCGGCTCGTGGAAGAGCTGTTCGCCGACGACGCGGCGCTCGCCCGGGCCGGGGCCGCCGCCGGGCTGGCGGAGGCCGAGTGGAGGACGCTGCGCCGACCTCCCGGAAGCCCGTGGACGGTCGGTGACATCCCCCTCCTCGACGAGGCCGCAGAGCTGCTCGGCGAGGACGACACCGAGGCACGCGCCCGCCGGCGGCGCGCCGAGCGGGACCGCGCCGACGCGGAACGCTACGCCCAGGGAGTACTGGAGTTCACCGGCCTGTTCGAGGACGGCATGATGGAGGCGGGGAAGCTGGCCGAACGGCACCACGACTCCGGTCCACCGCTCAGCACAGCCGAGCGTGCCCGGGCCGACCGCTCATGGGCCTATGGGCACGTGATCGTGGACGAGGCCCAGGAGCTGTCGGCGATGGCGTGGCGCATGGTCATGCGCCGGATCCCGACCCGGTCCCTGACGGTCGTCGGCGACATCGCGCAGACCGGCGACCCGGCCGGAGCCCGATCCTGGGAGACGATGCTGGCACCGTATGTCCATGGCCGCCTCCACGTGGAGCACCTGCTGGTCAACTACCGGACACCGGCCCGGATCATGGCGGTCGCGGCCGACGTGCTGGCGGAGGTCGCCCCCGGTCAGAGCGCGCCGGAATCCGTCCGCGACGACGGCGACATGCCGCGCGCGGTGCACGTGGGCGGTACGGGGGCCGCCGGAGCGACACTGGCCGAGGCCCTGCCGAGGCTGGTCGCCACGGATCTCGCGGCGATGGGCGACGGACGGCTCGCCGTCATCGTCCCCGACGCCCGCCACACCGAAGTCGCGGCCCTCCTACCGGACGCGGCGGCGGACGCGACCCCGGAGGCACTGGAATCTCCCGCCGCCGTGCTCACCGCCACCCGCTCCAAGGGCCTGGAGTTCGACGCCGTCATCGTCGTCGAGCCCGGCGCCATCCTGGAGCAGTCCCCCAAGGGCGGCCAGGACCTGTACGTCGCCCTGACCCGGGCGACCCGCAGGTTGACCGTGGTCCACGAGGGGCCGCTGCCGGAGATGCTGGGGCGGATGGGAACACCGTCACCCACCTTCTCGTGGGATCGATGACCCCGGGAACGTCCGGAACATCGCCCTGGCGAGCCGGGAGTGCCCCCTGAGCACCGGCCCGAGCCAGCGGTGTTCCACGCTCCAGCGAAGGTTGTCCTCGGTACGCCGGGTGTCGGGGTGCCCCTTCCCCAGCAGCCGCCGCTGCGATTCGATGATCTCCGAGAACTCGCGAGCCGCAGCGGCGGTATCCCCGTTGGCCATGGCGTTGAGCGCGGCATCATGGCGGACCGCCATCGCCTCACGGCGTTCTCCGCTCCTATGTGCGCCCCCGTTGAGTCGGATGAGCTCGCGGTAGAGGTCCTCGGCGAGGTCATATCGGTGGACGGCCGACAGCGTCGCGGCGAGAACCCGCATGGCACGTCGCGGGTAGGGATGGGCGTCCGGGAGTCGGCCCCGGTGCTCGCGTATGAGTTCACGCAGCTCATCGCAGGACGTCCGCACATCGATGCGCCACATGTCAGTGGTGAGGCGGGCGATCCGGACCTCTCGTCGCTCGGTCTCGAACGCGCTCGCCGTCCCGTCCTTCGGCCCCGCACACGCGGAGCGATACTCGGTCTCG
This window contains:
- a CDS encoding GNAT family N-acetyltransferase produces the protein MALTIRPAVAADLPGLLALYRELNPDDPPLPQDSADRIWADIAVQRGRTVLVADQEGTPVGTADCTVLPNLTRGGRSILLVENVVVAAAHRRRGIGRRLMGSVVRLAESNGCYKVQLLAADEAEAHLFYRSCGFGSTAPGFRRYLARP
- the thyX gene encoding FAD-dependent thymidylate synthase codes for the protein MKRVEPEVHLVARPQLDYDEVARYLADVGGQSWLERLDRGDMDSALNDPQNLAEFAGRLCYRSWEPGLNPNVTRVRTDQDKYLGNILASLHGSVLEHVSFSFVLHNVSRVLTHELIRHRPGVAISQESLRFVRLTDLPFWFPDWAQDDPELMKRATDMLAQMEEFQYWMAEHFGLDDEGVKFAEKKHKTSFMRRFAPEGVATGLVWTANVRTLRHTLEARTAPGAEEEIRLLFGKIGDVLKQEAPALFGDYEVEDGAWIPRWRKV
- a CDS encoding NAD-dependent epimerase/dehydratase family protein, whose translation is MEAKLGRVVITGVAGRVGPTVRAALHRDAEHVVLVDRESVTADGANETALKADIADLGALARSFEGAEAVVHLAGLSGEAPFADLLDTNVQGTFNVLEAARRAGVRRVVLASSNRVTGNYPIHHHVFPDEPPRPDGLYGVSKVASEALGQMYADTFGLEVVALRLGSFEEEPTETRHLATWLSPRDCAGFVRAALTAPNVSFVAAYAVSANARRFWDLAGGESELGYRPVDDAARFAAGFPDDDPFWHGGPQGGAYAGPDAVLPYVRDE
- a CDS encoding anthranilate synthase component I, coding for MDASSTSYRTAGGITVRRHTTSCDPAALTELVAAVEHRRGGVLSSGMEYPGRYSRWHLGYVDPCLEVAARGRRVTATALNARGRVLLPVIVRALNEHAPAAVDDDRGTAEVEIPEPSGFFTEEQRSRRPSVFSALRSIVAVFSADDDPHLGLYGAFGYDLAFQFEPIERVLERDPEDRDLVLHLPDTVIVRDRKRETCFRYTYDFTVPAADAPQGASTDGLPRVTEETPAVVTAAVPPQPEPGSYARIVAKAKEKFVRGDLFEVVPGHRTYGVCESPARFYEHLRERNPAPYEFFFNLGEGEYLVGASPEMFVRVTGEPGQGQRVETCPISGTIKRGADALGDAENIRELLSSAKEESELTMCTDVDRNDKSRVCEPGSVRVIGRRQIEMYSRLIHTVDHIEGTLRPEFDALDAFLTHMWAVTVTGAPKTWAMRFIEQHETTPRRWYGGAVGVIGFDGSMNTGLTLRTAHITDGVATVRVGATLLYDSDPDAEERETFLKARALLETLALDDARNGAGTAVGDTAAAGRGAAAPAGAGMTVLLVDHEDSFVNTLADYVRRHGAEVTTVRHGFDPALLDELAPDLVVLSPGPGLPEDFDTDRLLDALDRRGLPVLGVCLGLQAMVEHAGGELRTLKEPVHGKPGRVRVTGGDLLAGLGENGEFTAARYHSTYTTPDQVKGYDVTAVVEGGPETVVMAIENRSARRWAVQFHPESILTAAVGEEIVERALRMVR
- a CDS encoding HelD family protein; amino-acid sequence: MGIRQSDDADAQAGALHDEQAYVSRLYHRLDALRRHTHNALRAAHTQGGGGYAALTEREVRSDEHARRLRELSEVEEGLCFGRIDHRGDRDGDPGDTLYIGRIGLRDEEHATILVDWRAPAARPFYAATPATPGDLVRRRHLHTRDRRVVGIDDEVFDLDGLSDGDRRSLVGEAALLAGLRRGRTGRMNDIVATIQSEQDRVIRSDLQGVLVVQGGPGTGKTVAALHRAAYLLYTHRETLRRRGVLVVGPNPTFLRYIGRVLPSLGESDVVLSTVGDLYPGVRAGAVDTAAAAVVKGAASMADLVRAAVADRQRVPSAAGPAASVPGRTGPDDVAEHESDLEIEVDGMALRVGHADCRALRDRARSLGLPHNVARKYFVTQMLRQLALDQADLLDPKWDPVEDPDEPAYHDEAELDHMSTGLWQQDAVRRGLDELWPLLTPQRLVEELFADDAALARAGAAAGLAEAEWRTLRRPPGSPWTVGDIPLLDEAAELLGEDDTEARARRRRAERDRADAERYAQGVLEFTGLFEDGMMEAGKLAERHHDSGPPLSTAERARADRSWAYGHVIVDEAQELSAMAWRMVMRRIPTRSLTVVGDIAQTGDPAGARSWETMLAPYVHGRLHVEHLLVNYRTPARIMAVAADVLAEVAPGQSAPESVRDDGDMPRAVHVGGTGAAGATLAEALPRLVATDLAAMGDGRLAVIVPDARHTEVAALLPDAAADATPEALESPAAVLTATRSKGLEFDAVIVVEPGAILEQSPKGGQDLYVALTRATRRLTVVHEGPLPEMLGRMGTPSPTFSWDR